The Candidatus Omnitrophota bacterium DNA window ACTCTGGAGGTGTCCACCAATTACGCGGACATATTATACAAAAATGCAAAGGAACTTTACGCCAGATTCGATACGATCGACAACCCAAAAAATTCAGGGCCGCTCAGTATCGCCCTGAGCAAACGAAGTGCGTCGAAGGGCGATACACAAAAAAGGAAGATACGCCTTATAGGGATAAAGGCATCTAATTTGATTTCTTCGCGCCAGAAGGATTATCTCTTTAAAGATCCCGGTGCTGACAAAAGAGAGATGGTGCATCAAGCGCTTGACCATATAAGAGAAAGATTCGGCAGCGGTTTTATTCGCCGGGCAGGCGGCCTTGGGCATTAAAAAAATCTTGCAAAAGATTGTAATTTTGCCTGATTTATGGTAATATTACTTATTGAACTACATCGCGGAGGCGGAAAATAAAGTTACCCATACCTAAGCTCTCAAAGAAAAACAGCGGGCCTGTCCTGCACCGTAATGGTGCAGGGTTCACCCTGCTGGAAGCCCTTATAGCAATGACAATACTTGCTTTCTGCGCGACGGCTCTCTTCGCATCGCTTTATTTGGGTTTTAATCTTGTTAATGATATCCGCGAAAACATAATCGCGTCCTCAATAATCCAGCAAAAGATAGAAGGCCTAAGAAAGACCTTTTTTGTGAGCATGCCTGTATACGGCGAAAGCACGTTTGCGGACCCGTCTTTATCCAAGCTTCACAATCCCTCAGCGAAAGTGAATATCGATCAATATTCGGATGCCAATATAATAAGGGCCGCGGTAACAGTGACATGGTATTCCCGTTTAAATACAAGCAAACAAAATACAAAGAGAG harbors:
- a CDS encoding type II secretion system GspH family protein — protein: MKLPIPKLSKKNSGPVLHRNGAGFTLLEALIAMTILAFCATALFASLYLGFNLVNDIRENIIASSIIQQKIEGLRKTFFVSMPVYGESTFADPSLSKLHNPSAKVNIDQYSDANIIRAAVTVTWYSRLNTSKQNTKRVMTLITKNGINSI